The Scleropages formosus chromosome 3, fSclFor1.1, whole genome shotgun sequence genome contains the following window.
AAGTCTTCTCACTATCTTTAGCTGGAGTCAGGAAGCGCACAATGGGGGAGTAGATGTTCCTCACAGGGCCCTTGGGAGAATCGCTGTGATCATCCTTGAAGCGCACCTTGGGTTGTCGGGAGCGAATGGGGGTCTTAAACTCTGCGTCAACTAGGAGACAAAGCGGGTTCATTTCTCAGAATCCAGCACATTCGTTTGCATGTACAAGTCGATGTGCTCCACTGAAACCCGAGAGGCCTGGATGCCATGGGTTCTGTCGTACCATCGCTGTCCTCTGAGGTGGCAGCCCTCCTCCGGACTCGAACCCGCGGCCGGCGGCGCCTCACAACGGTGGGGGCCCCCTCGTCTTCAGAAGGATGTGCGTGATGGTTGTCAGGAAGCGTCTCCTCTTTGCTCTGGACACGAATATAGGACAGAGGGACAACAGGCAGGGTCATCCAGGGTCACAGAGGGACCGAGTCCAGTGTGAAGTGACAAACACACGTGAGGTACACTGGGCCTCAATACTAGCTAGGTGTGCAGGCCTcgagcaaacaaaaaaaatcacgcaCTCCATTTGCAAAGAAAGCACTattagtagtttttttttaaccaaaaaatctatttttaaagcattctCAATCCTCAGGCAGGCCAGCTCAAGGAGTAAAACATGATTATGCTCAAatacctctctctctctctctccctctctctctctctctctctctctctctcacacacgtcacattttcattctgtCATGCAGCGACACGAATAATAAGGTTCGTAAGGagttaatatttcagttttataatAATGTTCCAATATGTTCAACCTTCGTTTGGTCGATTCTGCTCGTCACTGCTGTTccgttctgctgctgctggccgtCGTCGTCGCGCGCGCTCTTTTTCCCGCCGGTCGCGCGCTGCCgcggccgcctcggtgtggccGCTTGAGTGACGGAGATCCTCCCGGATCTAAGAATCATTTCTTCAGGATACTAAACTCATCCGCCAAATTAAATCTGCTGCCTGAAGAATCCTGGAGAGTCAGATATTATGTTTCCGCTCTTCGATCCCGGAACTGgcttttgttatttaaaaataccgCTCGTGAGTCGTAACGTCATATCCTATACAAGATAGGGAAGAGCCACTCCATGGCAGAGAGCCTATGAACGGGCATAAAGATCTGCACGGCGCCCCCTACAGGCCTGGAATGTGGAAACACGCACTGCATTGCACTGGCGAGGAGGTTATTCAAGTGTCTTTGCCTGAAGTGGTGGGTTAattcttttgaaataatttttatttaagatggaattatttaaccattattttaatattacagccacattttgttttggttAGTATGCCCGCACAATGTGACTACTCGTAGATGTTCAGCCGCCTGTGCTATAGGTGGCAGTAATAGgcagaaaaatgtgcaaaagacTCTTAGGCACGATGACGAGGAAAAGCGGATGTAAGGAATTCACGCGATATTTGGAAGAACGAGACGGGACTTCTCTTGAACTCTACTAAGCAAAATGGTGGGTGCAAGTATTCAAAACGATTCAGCAGTGAGAAAATCCAAGTCCATCGGGTTAATGTAATAGACTTTTTTGAGGAAATGAAGCTGGCAGAATAAGAGTTAAATGTTTGCCGATTTTGTAAGCCTTAAAGGCTTAAGACTTAGTTAAATAACTTAGataatattattgttataatgTTTTCACGGAATTCTTACGTTACTCACCCAGAACATGATGAGACTTTAAACCTTCCTATGTCTTATGTTATTGGTAAACGTGCGGTGACGTTGTGGCGAACCTTTCCTAAGCGCTGATGTAGTTAAATGGGTTGCCTCATGAAATAATTTGCTGTTAGAAACTTCAACTTGGATAGCCAGTCTCTTTcaactgtcttttttaaattttttaattacactaCAGTACTCCCCCGCTTATCTGCGGTTTTGTTACGTAAACTCTGagaattttaaattgaatattacagaaataattcacaagttttaaattgcatgcTGTTCTCAGTAgcgtgaatcatccctttgtccagtgtatccactgtcatttttaataaaaaaaaaaaaaaaaactgtatttaaaaaaatcaatacttatgaGTACTTGGGCAttggtccttagttttctttctaCTTCATTTAAAGTTTTTCCTGGCCAGCTGTGGCCTACTGTGGTCCAAGAGCTTTGGTTCCAGTATTTTCTAATTTAACGTTCTTTTGATAAGATTATACTTTAGAGGTACAATCTTAGAAAAGTGGCTGTTGCCACTAATATCTCTGATTTCTGCGGAGCAGCATCTTCCCACTCTCCTCCTATGAGCACCCCGAGTAACTTTGTTTCACTTTCTTCCAGGGGGTTTCCTAGATCTGTGGCCAGGAATCGAGAGAATAAGTCTTTTCTTTAACTCAACCACTCAAAAACTTCCAATCTCTGTCTCATCCATTTTTTAGATGTCCAAAAGAGATGAAAAGTAGTTTCCTTTCCACCACCACAGAAGCGACAGATCATCTTAAATCTACTATAAATTTTACCTGTGGCTTCAGGTAgcctttattttatgtaataatGGCCCAAAAGCGCAAGACTAGTGATGCTGGCAATTCAGATATGCCAAAGAGAAGCCGTAATGTGCTTCCTTTAAGTGAAAAGATGAAAGTTCTCGACTtgataaggaaagaaaaaaaatcatatgctGAAGTTGCTAAGATGTATGAGAAGAATGAATCTTCTATCCGTGAAattgtgaaaaaggaaaaagaaatccGTGCTAGTTTTGCCATCGCACCTCAAACTGCTAAAGTTACGGCCACGGTGCGTAATAAGTGCTTAGTTAAGATGGAAAAAGCATTAAATTTGTGGGTGGAAGACatgaacagaaaatgtgtttcaatTGACGGTAACATGTTGCGTCAGAAAGCATTAAGACTATATGAAGATTTTAGCAAGGGATCCCCTGAAATGAGTGACACCAAGCCATTTACTGCAAGTAAGGGATGGTTACACAGATTCAGGAATAGGTTTGGACTGAAAACTATAAAAATTATTGGGGAGGATAAGTCTGCATGTGAAGAAGCTGCGACCACATTTCCAGGAGAATTGAAGAAGTTGATTAAGGAGGAATTGGAAGAACTTGTTCAGTCACctacagaggaggaggaagatgaagaagaaattGAAGCAGAACCAGCAATGTGGAAATTCGAAACACTTCGGCAAGTTTCTGTACAGAGTAGTGGTGCTGGCAATTCAGACATGCCAAAGAGAAACCGTAATGTGCTTCCTTTAAGTGAAAAGGTGAAAGTTCTTGACTtgataaggaaagaaaaaaaatcatatgctGAAGTTGCTAAGATCTACAGGAAGAACGAATCTTCTATTCGTGAAattgtgaaaaaggaaaaagaaatccGTGCTAGTTTTGCCATCGCACCTCAAACTGCTAAAGTTACGGCCACAGCGCGTGATAAGTGCTTAGTTAAGATGGAAAAAGCATTAAATTTGTGGGTGGAAGACatgaacagaaaatgtgttCCAACTGACGGTAACATGTTGCGTCAGAAAGCATTGAGCTTATATGAAGACTTCAGCAAGGAATCCCCTGGAATGAGTGACACCAAGCCATTTACTGCAAGTAAGGGGTGGTTACACAGATTCAGGAATAGGTTTGGACTTAAAACTAGAAAAAATACTGGAGAGGCTGCATCTGCTGATGAAGAAGCTGCTTCCACAATTCCAGGAGAGATGAAGAAGTTGATTAAAGAGGAATTGCAAGA
Protein-coding sequences here:
- the LOC108935128 gene encoding uncharacterized protein LOC108935128 translates to MAQKRKTSDAGNSDMPKRSRNVLPLSEKMKVLDLIRKEKKSYAEVAKMYEKNESSIREIVKKEKEIRASFAIAPQTAKVTATVRNKCLVKMEKALNLWVEDMNRKCVSIDGNMLRQKALRLYEDFSKGSPEMSDTKPFTASKGWLHRFRNRFGLKTIKIIGEDKSACEEAATTFPGELKKLIKEELEELVQSPTEEEEDEEEIEAEPAMWKFETLRQVSVQSSGAGNSDMPKRNRNVLPLSEKVKVLDLIRKEKKSYAEVAKIYRKNESSIREIVKKEKEIRASFAIAPQTAKVTATARDKCLVKMEKALNLWVEDMNRKCVPTDGNMLRQKALSLYEDFSKESPGMSDTKPFTASKGWLHRFRNRFGLKTRKNTGEAASADEEAASTIPGEMKKLIKEELQEFKSSTEEDEAEPAMWTLQKLDEVFRIAQTLKDKVMEYDPRMERSIKVNCMITKGLQPLQQHFDELNRNRQQLPMTMLFQKVLAKNPSAIEDLQPSSSLDDPGSPKADDLPPVVSSEGQK